From a region of the Jatrophihabitans sp. genome:
- the cimA gene encoding citramalate synthase, with product MLSDDFHVFDTTLRDGAQREGISYSVTDKLAIARLLDSLGVGFIEGGWPGAVPKDTEFFTRAAGGELLLRHATLVAFGATRKPGVAVAEDSQVRALLDSGAPVITLVAKSDVWHVERALRTSRQENLAMVSDTVGYLTAAGRRVFLDCEHFFDGYSHDRDYGLRVLEAAAAAGADVGVLCDTNGGMLPMGIAEVVSAVSARTGIRLGIHTQDDTGCAVANTLAAVAAGATHVQGTANGYGERAGNADLFSVIGGLVFKMGLDVLPPGAIAESVRVSHAIAEIANLAPDTHAPYVGSSAFAHKAGLHASAIKAGPELYNHLEPERVGNSQRILITEMAGRASVELKSAELGVDVSSRADVVGKVVERVKERESAGWSYEAADASFELLVREELHTAPTQFTVESYRVIIDRREDGSVMTEATVKVHAGDRRMITTAEGNGPVNALDLALRSALEEVFPRLAGLELSDYKVRILPGKHGTDATTRVLIETSDKAEEWTTVGVHPNIVEASWLALADAVRFGLLER from the coding sequence ATGCTCAGCGACGACTTCCACGTCTTCGACACCACCCTGCGCGACGGCGCCCAACGTGAGGGCATCAGCTATTCGGTGACGGACAAGCTGGCGATAGCCCGGCTGCTCGACTCGCTGGGAGTCGGCTTCATCGAGGGCGGTTGGCCCGGCGCGGTTCCCAAGGACACCGAGTTCTTCACCCGGGCCGCCGGAGGTGAGTTGCTGCTGCGGCACGCCACCCTGGTGGCCTTCGGCGCCACCCGCAAGCCCGGCGTCGCGGTGGCCGAGGATTCCCAGGTGCGGGCCCTGCTCGACAGCGGCGCCCCGGTCATCACGCTGGTGGCCAAGTCCGATGTCTGGCACGTCGAACGCGCCCTGCGCACCAGCCGGCAGGAGAACCTGGCGATGGTGTCGGACACCGTCGGCTACCTGACAGCGGCCGGTCGCCGGGTGTTCCTCGACTGCGAGCACTTCTTCGACGGCTACTCCCATGACCGGGACTACGGGCTGCGGGTGCTCGAGGCCGCCGCGGCGGCGGGTGCGGACGTAGGGGTGCTGTGCGACACCAACGGCGGCATGCTGCCGATGGGCATCGCCGAGGTGGTGTCGGCGGTGTCGGCTCGCACCGGCATCCGGCTGGGCATCCACACCCAGGACGACACCGGCTGCGCGGTCGCCAACACCCTCGCCGCGGTGGCTGCCGGGGCGACTCACGTGCAGGGCACCGCCAACGGCTACGGCGAGCGGGCCGGCAACGCCGACCTCTTCTCGGTGATCGGGGGCCTGGTGTTCAAGATGGGCCTGGACGTGCTGCCGCCGGGCGCGATCGCTGAGAGCGTTCGGGTGTCGCACGCGATCGCCGAGATCGCCAACCTGGCGCCGGACACCCACGCTCCCTATGTCGGCAGTTCCGCCTTCGCGCACAAGGCCGGCCTGCACGCCTCGGCGATCAAGGCCGGTCCGGAGCTGTACAACCACCTGGAGCCGGAGCGGGTCGGCAACAGCCAGCGGATCCTGATCACCGAGATGGCCGGCCGGGCCTCGGTCGAGTTGAAGTCGGCGGAGCTTGGCGTGGACGTCAGCAGCCGGGCGGACGTGGTCGGCAAGGTGGTGGAACGGGTCAAGGAGCGCGAATCGGCCGGATGGTCCTACGAAGCCGCGGACGCCTCGTTCGAGTTGCTGGTCCGCGAGGAATTGCACACCGCGCCCACCCAGTTCACCGTCGAGTCCTATCGGGTGATCATCGACCGCCGGGAAGACGGCAGCGTGATGACCGAGGCGACGGTCAAGGTGCATGCCGGCGACCGCCGGATGATCACCACCGCGGAGGGCAACGGCCCGGTCAACGCCCTGGACCTGGCGCTTCGCTCAGCGTTGGAGGAAGTCTTTCCGAGGCTGGCGGGCCTGGAGTTGTCGGACTACAAGGTCCGCATCCTGCCGGGCAAGCACGGCACCGACGCGACTACCCGGGTGCTCATCGAGACCTCTGACAAGGCCGAGGAGTGGACGACGGTCGGGGTGCATCCCAATATCGTCGAGGCGTCCTGGCTGGCATTGGCTGACGCCGTGCGGTTCGGCCTGCTGGAGCGCTGA
- a CDS encoding DUF222 domain-containing protein produces MDKLTDGVASAALADVAGELSSYLGDVSAGLLGKLTDADVLAELREFEVLRRRLAVVDHALVAELGRRALAGRLVLGSTSALLQAALRLSPREAGQRVAASQVCGPRWGLTGEQLETLLPEVAAAQAAGMVSPEHARVIAATLDELPGSVDPSEVSSAERQLVRAAAQLRPRQVGVLGQRILAHLNPDGVLASDEEHARHRTFALIPEANGGYRAAGRLTPACGALLLSWLTPRSAPRPAADAADQPSSLLADSRSHGQRMHDALEELAGLAVRRTELADSGAPAQVIISMTADQLESRAGWAETSFGQLITVSQALKLADEASISLLLRDARGVVLSHGRTKRIATRSQTIALIARDRGCTFPDCDKPPEWCQRHHLVAWADGGSTDLDNLTLVCGYHHREFERGGWSCQMSDGRPHWIPPTWIDPTRTPRRNHRIDRH; encoded by the coding sequence ATGGACAAGCTGACTGACGGGGTGGCATCGGCGGCACTTGCCGATGTCGCGGGTGAGCTGTCGTCCTATCTCGGCGATGTCTCGGCCGGGCTGCTCGGCAAGCTGACCGATGCCGACGTGCTGGCCGAGCTACGAGAATTCGAGGTGCTCCGGCGCCGGCTCGCGGTGGTCGATCACGCCCTTGTCGCCGAACTCGGGCGGCGCGCGCTGGCCGGGCGGTTGGTCCTGGGGTCCACCTCGGCGCTGCTGCAGGCGGCGTTGCGGCTGTCGCCGCGCGAGGCTGGCCAGCGAGTGGCCGCGTCGCAGGTGTGCGGGCCGCGATGGGGGCTGACCGGTGAGCAACTTGAGACGCTGTTGCCCGAGGTGGCGGCTGCCCAAGCTGCCGGAATGGTGTCACCCGAACATGCGCGGGTGATCGCGGCGACACTGGACGAGCTGCCCGGCTCGGTCGACCCGTCCGAGGTCTCGAGCGCGGAGCGGCAGTTGGTGAGGGCGGCGGCGCAGCTGCGGCCTCGCCAGGTCGGCGTGCTGGGGCAGCGGATCCTGGCCCACCTGAACCCGGACGGCGTGCTCGCCTCTGATGAGGAGCACGCCCGGCACCGGACGTTCGCGCTGATCCCCGAGGCCAATGGCGGTTACCGCGCGGCTGGGCGGTTGACGCCGGCGTGCGGTGCGCTGTTGCTGTCCTGGCTGACTCCCCGTTCGGCGCCGCGACCGGCTGCTGATGCGGCTGACCAGCCCTCGTCGCTCCTCGCCGATTCCCGCAGCCATGGCCAGCGGATGCACGACGCGCTGGAAGAGCTGGCAGGACTCGCGGTCCGTCGCACCGAGCTGGCCGACTCCGGAGCGCCGGCTCAGGTGATCATCAGCATGACGGCCGACCAGCTGGAAAGCCGCGCCGGTTGGGCCGAGACCAGCTTCGGCCAGCTGATCACCGTGAGCCAAGCGCTGAAGCTCGCCGACGAGGCATCGATCAGCTTGCTGCTACGTGATGCCAGGGGAGTGGTGTTGAGCCATGGCCGGACGAAGCGAATCGCGACCCGAAGCCAGACCATTGCCCTGATTGCCAGGGATCGGGGCTGCACCTTTCCAGACTGCGACAAGCCACCCGAGTGGTGCCAGCGTCACCACCTGGTGGCCTGGGCCGACGGCGGAAGCACCGACCTGGACAACCTCACCCTGGTGTGCGGGTACCACCATCGCGAGTTCGAACGCGGCGGCTGGAGCTGTCAGATGTCTGACGGCCGGCCTCACTGGATCCCGCCCACCTGGATCGACCCCACCCGGACGCCCAGGCGTAATCACCGCATCGACAGGCACTAG
- a CDS encoding zinc-dependent alcohol dehydrogenase family protein: MLGVVMHAPGEVRVEEREDPQIIEPTDAIIRLSATCICGSDLWPYRGVEPVEHTPMGHEYVGIVEQVGEQVKTVAVGDFVVGSFVISDNTCEICQAGFQSKCVHAEFVAATSGTQAQKARIPHADGTLVATPGQPDPDLIPSLLAASDVLGTGWFAAVAAEAGPGKTVAVVGDGAVGLMAILAAKQLGAERIIAMSRHADRQALARFYGATDIVEERGDAGVAKIKELTGGLGAHSVVEAVGTQESFMQAIGATRGGGHLGYVGVNHDVKIPGIELFFAGIHTLGGPAPVRRFLPELIQMIWDRKIDPGRVFDLELPLERVAEGYRAMDERRAVKVLLRP, encoded by the coding sequence ATGCTTGGTGTGGTCATGCACGCTCCCGGCGAAGTCCGTGTCGAGGAGCGCGAGGACCCGCAGATCATCGAGCCCACGGACGCGATCATCCGGCTGTCGGCGACCTGCATCTGCGGGTCGGACCTGTGGCCCTACCGCGGCGTTGAGCCGGTCGAGCACACTCCGATGGGGCACGAGTACGTCGGCATCGTCGAGCAGGTCGGCGAGCAGGTGAAGACCGTCGCCGTCGGCGACTTCGTGGTCGGCTCGTTCGTGATCTCGGACAACACCTGCGAGATCTGCCAGGCCGGGTTCCAGTCCAAATGCGTGCACGCCGAGTTCGTGGCGGCAACGAGTGGCACCCAGGCGCAGAAGGCCCGCATTCCGCATGCGGACGGGACGCTGGTCGCCACGCCGGGACAGCCGGACCCGGATCTGATTCCGTCGCTGCTGGCGGCCTCCGACGTGCTCGGCACCGGGTGGTTCGCCGCGGTGGCCGCCGAGGCCGGCCCCGGCAAGACGGTCGCGGTCGTCGGTGACGGCGCGGTGGGCCTCATGGCGATTCTCGCGGCCAAGCAGCTCGGCGCGGAGCGGATCATCGCCATGTCGCGGCACGCCGACCGGCAGGCGCTGGCCCGCTTCTACGGCGCGACGGACATCGTTGAGGAGCGCGGCGACGCGGGCGTGGCGAAGATCAAGGAGCTCACCGGTGGTCTCGGGGCGCACTCGGTGGTGGAGGCCGTGGGCACCCAGGAGTCCTTCATGCAGGCCATTGGCGCCACCCGCGGGGGTGGCCACCTCGGCTACGTCGGCGTCAACCATGACGTGAAGATTCCGGGCATCGAGCTGTTCTTCGCCGGCATCCACACCCTGGGCGGACCGGCGCCGGTGCGCCGGTTCCTGCCCGAGCTGATCCAGATGATCTGGGATCGGAAGATCGACCCCGGCAGGGTGTTCGACCTGGAGCTACCGCTGGAGCGGGTGGCTGAGGGTTACCGGGCCATGGACGAGCGCCGCGCCGTCAAGGTGCTGCTGCGTCCCTGA
- a CDS encoding helix-turn-helix transcriptional regulator — MDNRVEVRDFLTTRRAKITPEQAGVPLYSRRRRVPGLRREEVAQLAGVSTDYYTRLEKGNLGSASDSVLEAIARALHLDDAERAHLLDLAQAARGGAQPLRRRKQARELRPSLQHMLDAMSTVPAFINNGRLDLIGANALARAFYAEVLDSPVKPANFARYCFLDPRAREFYPNWEQAADTVAALLRTEAGRDPHSRALTDLVGELATRSDAFRTRWAAHNVHVHVTGSKLFRHPVVGELHLAFNTIPLPGDPGLSLTVYTPEPGTGTDERLGLLASWAATPVAQGGSG; from the coding sequence ATGGACAATCGGGTTGAGGTGCGTGACTTCCTGACGACCAGGCGGGCCAAGATCACGCCGGAGCAGGCGGGAGTGCCGCTCTACAGCCGGCGCAGGCGCGTCCCGGGCCTGCGCCGCGAAGAGGTCGCCCAGCTCGCCGGGGTCAGCACCGATTACTACACGCGGCTGGAGAAGGGAAACCTGGGCAGCGCCTCCGACAGCGTCCTGGAAGCGATCGCCCGCGCGCTGCACCTCGACGACGCCGAGCGGGCGCACCTTCTCGACCTGGCCCAGGCTGCCCGCGGCGGCGCGCAACCGCTCCGGCGACGCAAGCAGGCGCGGGAGCTTCGGCCCAGCCTGCAACACATGCTCGACGCGATGAGCACCGTTCCGGCGTTCATCAACAACGGCCGGCTCGACCTCATCGGCGCCAACGCCCTCGCCCGCGCCTTCTACGCCGAGGTCCTCGACAGCCCCGTCAAGCCGGCGAACTTCGCCCGCTACTGCTTCCTCGACCCCAGGGCCCGAGAGTTCTACCCGAACTGGGAGCAGGCCGCTGACACGGTCGCCGCCCTGCTGCGCACCGAAGCCGGGCGCGATCCGCACAGCCGGGCACTCACCGACCTCGTCGGCGAGCTCGCCACGCGAAGCGACGCCTTTCGCACTCGTTGGGCCGCGCACAACGTCCACGTCCACGTGACGGGCTCCAAGCTGTTCCGCCACCCCGTGGTCGGCGAACTCCACCTCGCCTTCAACACCATTCCCCTGCCGGGTGACCCCGGATTGTCGCTCACCGTCTACACCCCCGAGCCCGGGACCGGCACCGACGAGCGGCTGGGCCTGCTCGCCAGCTGGGCAGCGACGCCGGTAGCGCAAGGCGGCAGCGGGTAA
- a CDS encoding fumarylacetoacetate hydrolase family protein, with amino-acid sequence MRIARFVHPGGIAWGVVEAPATAGANPPFEALTVAVIKDHPMGPIEFTGERYAIGDVRLLAPILPSKVVAVGRNYAAHAAELGNELPERPLIFLKPSTSVIGAHDLIRLPIDSDQVEHEAELALVIGRVAKDLPREQALGAVFGYTCANDVTARDQQRADVQFTRAKSHDSFCPIGPWIDTSFDPSAARVRALVNGQTRQDGNTSDMIFDVATLVSFISHVMTLVPGDVILTGTPDGVGPITDGDTVTIAIDGLGELTNPVRAR; translated from the coding sequence GTGCGTATCGCGAGATTTGTTCACCCCGGCGGAATCGCGTGGGGAGTGGTGGAAGCTCCGGCCACGGCCGGCGCCAACCCGCCCTTCGAGGCCCTCACCGTCGCCGTCATCAAGGACCACCCGATGGGCCCGATCGAGTTCACCGGCGAGCGCTACGCCATCGGCGACGTTCGGCTGCTGGCCCCGATCCTGCCCAGCAAGGTGGTCGCCGTCGGCCGCAACTACGCCGCGCACGCCGCCGAGTTGGGCAATGAACTTCCCGAGCGGCCGCTGATCTTTCTCAAGCCGTCCACCTCGGTGATCGGCGCCCACGACCTGATCCGGCTGCCGATCGACTCCGACCAGGTGGAGCACGAGGCAGAACTGGCCTTGGTGATCGGCCGGGTAGCCAAGGACCTGCCGCGCGAGCAGGCGCTGGGCGCCGTGTTCGGATACACCTGCGCCAACGACGTCACCGCCCGCGACCAGCAACGCGCGGACGTCCAGTTCACCCGCGCCAAGAGCCACGACTCGTTCTGCCCGATCGGGCCCTGGATCGACACCAGCTTCGACCCGAGCGCGGCACGGGTCCGGGCCCTGGTCAACGGCCAGACCAGGCAGGACGGCAACACCAGCGACATGATCTTCGACGTGGCCACCCTCGTCTCGTTCATATCCCACGTGATGACGCTGGTTCCCGGTGACGTGATCCTGACCGGCACCCCCGACGGCGTCGGACCGATCACCGACGGCGACACGGTCACCATCGCGATCGACGGCCTCGGCGAGCTCACCAACCCGGTCCGCGCACGGTAG
- a CDS encoding peptidoglycan-binding domain-containing protein — MPRTAPFRLLAKPVRIAAALLLTSALSGGVLVASAPAGTAAVPSLKAPAGLLSPIEPLAAYVEQVACQPVWRPGTLALGQLLVKTYPNTSFGNPRDCTADTSEHYDSRGLDWMNSVRDKTQAAQAASVMTFLLSTDRWGNKFANARRMGIMYMIWNNKIWSTWSGGKWEPYHNCASTPSPALDSSCHRNHVHFSLSWNGAIGRTSFWSRHVFAATDYGPCRPSDLNWSGNYGTHNPNRCPRYPQVSPPAGSSAVMKGLVTFSGATTFPGMRGGPISAVQRAFNKTVTGHYDLATVGAVNRFKVRHGLPANGVIDAKTWRALLAFYKPRV; from the coding sequence ATGCCCCGCACCGCCCCGTTCCGTCTGCTGGCCAAACCCGTCCGGATTGCAGCCGCGCTGCTGCTGACGTCCGCGCTGAGCGGCGGTGTGCTGGTGGCCTCCGCCCCGGCCGGCACGGCCGCGGTGCCGAGCCTGAAGGCGCCGGCCGGCCTGCTCAGCCCGATCGAGCCGCTGGCCGCCTACGTGGAGCAGGTCGCCTGCCAGCCGGTATGGCGTCCGGGCACCCTGGCCCTGGGCCAGTTGCTGGTCAAGACCTATCCCAACACCAGCTTCGGCAACCCGCGCGACTGCACCGCCGACACCAGCGAGCACTACGACTCCCGTGGCCTTGACTGGATGAACTCGGTTCGCGACAAGACCCAGGCCGCCCAGGCCGCCTCGGTGATGACCTTCCTGCTCAGCACCGACCGCTGGGGCAACAAGTTCGCCAACGCCCGCCGGATGGGCATCATGTACATGATCTGGAACAACAAGATCTGGAGCACCTGGAGCGGCGGCAAGTGGGAGCCCTACCACAACTGCGCCAGCACCCCGTCGCCGGCGCTGGACAGCTCCTGCCACCGCAACCACGTGCACTTCTCGCTGTCCTGGAACGGCGCCATCGGCCGGACGTCCTTCTGGAGCCGGCACGTCTTCGCCGCCACCGACTACGGGCCCTGCCGTCCGAGTGACCTGAACTGGTCGGGCAACTACGGCACCCACAACCCCAACCGGTGCCCCCGCTACCCCCAGGTCAGCCCCCCGGCCGGATCCTCGGCGGTCATGAAGGGCCTGGTGACGTTCTCTGGCGCCACCACGTTCCCCGGCATGCGCGGCGGGCCGATCTCGGCCGTCCAGCGCGCCTTCAACAAGACGGTCACCGGGCACTACGACCTGGCCACGGTGGGCGCGGTCAACCGGTTCAAGGTTCGGCACGGCCTGCCCGCCAACGGCGTCATCGACGCCAAGACCTGGCGTGCCCTGCTGGCCTTCTACAAGCCCCGGGTCTAG
- a CDS encoding flavin reductase family protein — MSMSGQHPFLPPEAERSPIRRLRGRLPSPVTLWTAGSGDEWCGLTVSSLLVADGEPGYVAGVLDPLSELWDGLRGTGAAVITLLSWQHRQLADAFGYVAPAPGGPFRLAEWTETDWGPALRGAGSWAGCRLSDRPPVQLGWGLLVQLEVVHTEFGDEQPPLIHRRGRYLTAAPERGDRAPEPAEPFG, encoded by the coding sequence ATGAGCATGTCCGGCCAGCATCCGTTCCTGCCGCCGGAGGCTGAGCGCAGCCCGATCCGGCGGCTGCGGGGCCGGTTGCCGTCACCGGTGACGCTGTGGACCGCGGGCTCCGGCGACGAGTGGTGCGGGTTGACGGTGTCCTCGCTGCTGGTCGCCGATGGCGAGCCGGGCTATGTCGCCGGCGTCCTGGACCCGCTGTCAGAGCTGTGGGACGGGCTGCGCGGCACCGGCGCCGCGGTGATCACGCTGCTCAGCTGGCAGCATCGTCAGCTGGCCGACGCCTTCGGCTACGTGGCGCCCGCGCCGGGCGGCCCGTTCCGGCTGGCCGAGTGGACCGAGACCGACTGGGGTCCGGCCCTGCGGGGCGCGGGCAGCTGGGCCGGGTGCCGGCTCAGCGACCGGCCACCGGTTCAGCTCGGCTGGGGGCTGCTGGTGCAGCTTGAGGTGGTGCACACCGAGTTCGGCGACGAGCAACCGCCGCTGATCCACCGCCGTGGCCGGTACCTCACGGCGGCCCCGGAACGCGGTGACCGCGCGCCTGAGCCGGCTGAGCCGTTCGGTTGA
- a CDS encoding Gfo/Idh/MocA family oxidoreductase — protein MSMRVGLVGNGHWARVTHAAGLNREPAVELSGIWGRDQAKTAALAAELGVTGYDAVDQMFAEVDAVAFSVPPQVQAELALRAARAGKHLLLEKPIAVSVAEANRLAEAVAEAGVASVVFFTARFDAGQRQWLEQIAGRSDWDGAAGLWLGSAFAAGSPFDTPWRHDKGGLWDVGPHALAILTGALGKIVEITARPGRRDLVHLIMRHESGVSSSYAVSIDTPEAASEVSLTVWGPAGRSLMPRSPADASHALATAARELAAAAQKPAPSHPCDVRLGSSVVRLLAEAERQLG, from the coding sequence ATGAGCATGCGAGTGGGGCTGGTCGGCAACGGTCACTGGGCCCGGGTCACCCATGCGGCCGGCCTGAACCGCGAACCGGCCGTCGAACTCAGCGGAATCTGGGGCCGCGACCAGGCCAAGACAGCAGCCCTGGCCGCCGAGCTGGGCGTCACCGGCTATGACGCGGTGGACCAGATGTTCGCCGAGGTGGACGCGGTCGCCTTCTCGGTGCCGCCCCAGGTGCAGGCCGAGCTGGCGTTGCGGGCTGCCCGGGCGGGCAAGCACCTGTTGCTCGAGAAGCCGATCGCCGTGTCGGTGGCTGAGGCTAACCGGCTGGCCGAGGCGGTGGCCGAGGCCGGCGTGGCCTCGGTGGTCTTCTTCACCGCCCGCTTCGACGCCGGCCAGCGGCAGTGGCTGGAGCAGATCGCGGGGCGCTCGGACTGGGACGGCGCGGCCGGGCTCTGGCTCGGCTCGGCCTTCGCGGCCGGCAGCCCCTTCGACACCCCCTGGCGCCATGACAAGGGCGGCCTGTGGGATGTCGGCCCGCACGCCCTGGCGATCCTGACCGGGGCGCTCGGGAAGATCGTCGAGATCACGGCCCGGCCCGGCCGGCGTGACCTGGTGCACCTGATCATGCGGCACGAGTCGGGAGTGAGCAGCAGTTACGCGGTCAGCATCGACACCCCTGAAGCCGCTTCGGAGGTGAGTCTCACGGTGTGGGGACCGGCCGGTCGCTCGCTGATGCCGCGATCCCCGGCCGATGCCAGCCACGCGCTCGCGACGGCGGCTCGCGAGCTGGCAGCCGCGGCCCAGAAACCGGCGCCCAGCCATCCCTGCGACGTGCGGTTGGGCAGTTCGGTGGTCCGGTTGCTCGCCGAAGCCGAACGGCAGCTCGGATGA
- a CDS encoding adenylate kinase, which translates to MRLVMLGAPGSGKGTQGARLAERLQVPHIASGDLLRAQVRDRTELGRLIAGCLDSGKLVPDEQVLDLVLPVVLAAAAGAGGYVLDGFPRSVAQAVKAESVLAESDAGVERVIFLAVPEPVLVERLLERAGAAGRSDDTPEVIGDRLRVFQAETRPLIDHYRARGLLLEVAADRPAEEITQAIVTIL; encoded by the coding sequence GTGAGGTTGGTGATGCTGGGCGCGCCCGGTTCGGGCAAGGGAACCCAGGGTGCTCGACTGGCCGAGCGTCTTCAGGTGCCCCACATCGCCTCGGGGGACTTGCTGCGTGCCCAGGTCCGGGACCGGACGGAGCTCGGCCGGCTCATCGCCGGTTGCCTTGATTCCGGAAAGCTGGTGCCTGACGAGCAGGTCCTCGATCTGGTGCTGCCCGTGGTGCTCGCCGCCGCGGCCGGAGCCGGCGGCTACGTTCTGGACGGCTTTCCCAGATCAGTGGCGCAGGCTGTCAAAGCCGAGAGCGTGCTTGCCGAGTCCGACGCCGGTGTCGAGCGGGTGATCTTTCTCGCCGTCCCGGAGCCCGTGCTCGTCGAGCGCTTGCTGGAACGAGCCGGCGCGGCCGGGCGCAGCGATGACACCCCTGAGGTGATCGGTGACCGGCTGCGGGTGTTCCAGGCCGAGACCCGCCCGCTGATCGATCACTACCGGGCTCGCGGCCTGCTGCTGGAGGTGGCCGCGGACCGACCCGCGGAAGAGATCACGCAAGCAATCGTCACGATCCTGTAG
- a CDS encoding CsbD family protein gives MLQPEPSSWPLQEPVMPAGYPVDGEENPLSALDKAKNKAEEVGGMAKERAGDATGDDNLKAEGQVDQTKGNLKQAGEKVKDAFKD, from the coding sequence ATGCTCCAACCAGAGCCTTCGTCCTGGCCGTTGCAAGAACCGGTGATGCCCGCTGGGTATCCCGTCGATGGTGAGGAGAATCCATTGAGTGCACTGGACAAAGCAAAGAACAAGGCCGAAGAGGTCGGCGGCATGGCCAAGGAGCGGGCAGGCGACGCCACCGGCGATGACAACTTGAAGGCTGAAGGCCAGGTCGACCAGACCAAGGGCAACCTCAAGCAAGCCGGTGAAAAGGTCAAGGACGCTTTCAAGGACTGA
- a CDS encoding GlsB/YeaQ/YmgE family stress response membrane protein: MFGLIITLLIVGLIAGALARLLVPGRQQMSIFATILLGIVGSFIGGFLGYLLFGKDGDEGAFQPSGLIGSIIGAIIALLIWQAVGNRRSAVR; this comes from the coding sequence ATGTTCGGTTTGATCATCACCCTTCTCATCGTCGGCCTTATCGCCGGTGCGCTCGCCAGGCTGCTGGTTCCCGGCCGCCAGCAGATGAGCATCTTCGCGACCATCCTGCTGGGCATCGTCGGCTCGTTCATCGGCGGCTTCCTGGGCTACCTGCTCTTCGGCAAGGACGGTGACGAGGGCGCCTTCCAGCCGTCCGGCCTCATCGGCTCGATCATCGGCGCGATCATCGCCCTGCTGATCTGGCAGGCCGTCGGAAACCGTCGGTCCGCCGTTCGCTGA
- a CDS encoding IclR family transcriptional regulator — MGQHSAIGVLDKAVAILAATATGPASLAELVERTTIPRATAHRLAVALEVHRLLVRDAAGRFVPGPRLAELAAAAADPLLERAGEVLAWVRDTAGESAQLYRRDGLDRVCVAAAERAAGLRTTVPLGARLPLTAGSGAQVLCAWEPAETVATLLREAEFTDRVLAEVRRRGWAQSVGQREAGVASVSAPVFGRGRRVVAAISISGPIERLGRSPGPRFAPILTAAAQRLHDPRPDSPRS, encoded by the coding sequence ATGGGACAGCATAGCGCGATCGGCGTGCTCGACAAGGCGGTGGCCATCCTCGCCGCCACGGCGACCGGTCCGGCCTCGCTTGCTGAACTCGTTGAACGCACGACGATTCCGCGAGCGACCGCGCACCGGTTGGCCGTCGCGCTCGAGGTGCACCGGCTACTGGTCCGCGACGCCGCCGGCCGGTTCGTGCCCGGCCCGCGGCTGGCCGAGCTCGCCGCGGCCGCGGCCGACCCGCTGCTCGAACGGGCGGGCGAGGTGCTGGCCTGGGTGCGCGACACGGCTGGTGAGAGTGCCCAGCTCTACCGCCGCGACGGCCTGGACCGGGTCTGCGTGGCAGCGGCCGAGCGAGCCGCCGGCCTGCGCACCACGGTGCCGCTGGGCGCCCGGCTGCCGCTCACCGCAGGCTCCGGCGCGCAGGTGCTCTGTGCCTGGGAACCGGCCGAGACAGTCGCCACGCTGCTGCGGGAGGCGGAGTTCACCGACCGGGTGCTGGCCGAAGTCCGCCGGCGCGGCTGGGCGCAGTCCGTCGGTCAGCGCGAGGCCGGCGTCGCGTCGGTGTCGGCGCCGGTCTTCGGCCGGGGCCGTCGGGTGGTCGCGGCGATCTCGATCTCCGGGCCGATCGAGCGGCTGGGTCGCTCGCCCGGTCCGCGATTCGCCCCGATCCTGACGGCTGCCGCTCAGCGCCTGCATGACCCGCGTCCCGACTCGCCACGGTCCTGA